The following proteins are encoded in a genomic region of Nitrospiraceae bacterium:
- a CDS encoding DUF5069 domain-containing protein produces MKDNLDKVKLLARDLRNGKEFPRSPRETLAGYVLAARAVDKCRAVLVGWQGEFHSNCPLDQRWLKFAGIDYHAYRSFVATGATDDEIAAWIGDHAKKRSRAEIVVWNNKERDLRLSDLSPELQEYMEDYIRQYVPRNRVVYHWFDVYDLEEQRI; encoded by the coding sequence GTGAAAGACAATCTCGACAAAGTCAAACTGCTGGCGCGCGACTTACGGAACGGCAAGGAGTTTCCGCGGAGCCCGCGCGAAACGTTGGCAGGCTATGTCCTTGCGGCCCGTGCCGTCGACAAATGCCGAGCGGTCCTCGTCGGCTGGCAGGGCGAATTCCATTCCAACTGCCCGCTCGACCAACGGTGGCTGAAGTTTGCGGGGATCGATTACCACGCGTACCGCTCGTTTGTCGCCACCGGCGCAACCGACGATGAGATCGCGGCGTGGATCGGCGACCATGCCAAGAAGCGCTCCCGTGCCGAGATCGTCGTCTGGAACAATAAGGAACGCGATCTGCGCTTGAGCGACCTGTCTCCGGAGCTGCAGGAATACATGGAGGACTACATCCGGCAGTACGTTCCGCGCAACCGCGTCGTGTATCACTGGTTCGATGTGTACGACCTGGAGGAGCAACGGATCTAA
- a CDS encoding glucose 1-dehydrogenase has protein sequence MSRLTEKVAIVTGASDGIGRAIAERLAQDGATVVVNYGKSTDKAKQVVAGIEAKGGKAVAIQADMSKVGDAGRLVKDTVKKFGRLDILVNNAGMFMFKPLVDMSEEEFDHMFALNTKGPYFALQEAAKVIQDGGRIVNISTDGTHIGFGSATAYLGSKGALEQFTKGLAHELAPKGVTVNTVSPGYTITAMLPPDPAFRQIGEQASPLKRLGVPKDIADVVAFVVSEEARWLTGQNIHAGGGVVM, from the coding sequence ATGAGCAGGCTTACGGAAAAAGTGGCGATCGTGACCGGGGCATCAGACGGTATCGGGCGTGCGATCGCAGAAAGGCTGGCGCAGGACGGCGCCACCGTGGTCGTGAATTACGGCAAGAGCACGGACAAGGCCAAGCAGGTCGTCGCCGGCATTGAAGCGAAAGGCGGCAAGGCCGTCGCGATCCAAGCCGACATGAGCAAGGTCGGCGATGCCGGACGGTTGGTGAAGGACACGGTGAAGAAATTCGGCCGGCTGGACATTCTGGTGAACAACGCGGGCATGTTTATGTTCAAGCCCTTGGTCGACATGAGCGAAGAAGAGTTCGACCACATGTTTGCCCTCAATACCAAGGGGCCGTACTTTGCGCTTCAGGAAGCGGCGAAAGTCATCCAGGACGGTGGACGCATCGTGAACATTTCGACGGACGGTACCCACATCGGGTTTGGCAGTGCCACGGCGTATCTCGGCAGCAAAGGGGCGCTGGAACAGTTCACAAAAGGCTTGGCCCACGAGCTGGCCCCCAAGGGAGTTACGGTGAATACCGTGTCACCGGGGTACACGATCACGGCCATGCTTCCCCCTGATCCCGCCTTCCGGCAGATCGGTGAGCAGGCCTCGCCGCTCAAGCGACTCGGCGTCCCCAAGGACATTGCCGACGTCGTGGCCTTCGTGGTCAGCGAAGAGGCACGATGGTTGACGGGACAAAATATCCATGCCGGCGGCGGCGTGGTGATGTGA
- a CDS encoding SHOCT domain-containing protein has product MAQKYFDGVQKATVVLLATGMIGLLGQACRGPAPPAPIACGTCEDQDRIVRLQPAPPGEGQAAFAHPFLLNPDDWKVILKSIHVQRQSQGFLIFTSKDAVEPAFTDDEVEYLSTTLSRVFGHASRNERVVFAVSRHQPADITEVTSGGWFVQGPSLHLVLANYRFAVTMASIRELLWQDPMWTQAGPSYDFVPGDHQTVAPEEDSVRRLISLRLPLLSIAYKPLLLGESSVSAAVPSGSTGRELSPPPTRPSPPSKSVEERLQMLKRMREQELITEEEYRAKKRQLLEQF; this is encoded by the coding sequence GTGGCACAAAAATATTTCGATGGCGTGCAGAAGGCCACAGTCGTCCTTCTCGCAACCGGCATGATCGGTCTGTTGGGTCAGGCCTGTCGAGGCCCGGCGCCACCCGCCCCAATTGCCTGCGGCACATGTGAGGACCAAGACCGTATCGTCAGGCTACAACCTGCCCCTCCTGGCGAGGGGCAGGCTGCTTTCGCCCATCCGTTCCTTTTAAATCCTGATGACTGGAAAGTCATCCTCAAGAGCATCCACGTCCAGCGGCAAAGCCAAGGGTTTCTCATCTTCACGTCCAAGGATGCCGTGGAACCAGCCTTTACAGACGACGAGGTCGAATACCTCAGCACGACGCTCAGCCGGGTGTTCGGGCATGCAAGCCGAAATGAGCGGGTGGTCTTTGCCGTCAGCCGGCATCAGCCCGCTGACATCACGGAAGTCACGAGCGGTGGGTGGTTTGTGCAAGGACCGTCGCTGCATCTGGTCTTGGCTAATTATCGATTTGCAGTCACGATGGCGAGTATCCGCGAACTCTTGTGGCAAGATCCGATGTGGACCCAAGCTGGCCCCTCCTATGACTTTGTTCCCGGCGACCATCAAACAGTGGCGCCAGAAGAAGATTCTGTTCGTCGCCTCATCTCACTGAGACTGCCCCTGCTCTCCATCGCTTACAAACCACTGTTGCTCGGCGAGTCTTCCGTCTCAGCGGCTGTGCCGAGCGGCTCTACGGGTCGCGAACTGTCTCCTCCACCCACTCGACCCTCTCCACCAAGTAAGTCGGTGGAGGAGCGGCTGCAGATGCTCAAGCGCATGAGGGAACAGGAGCTCATTACAGAGGAAGAGTACCGAGCCAAGAAACGCCAGCTCCTTGAGCAATTCTAA
- a CDS encoding VTT domain-containing protein produces MNEAIEFLAQHGTLVLFVVVFAEQVGLPLPAVPFLIAAGALAGTGQMALGMAVGSAVLAALAGDQVWFELGRRRGRRVLNWLCRISLEPTSCVRRTEDFFARHGVRSLVVAKFVPGLSTIAPPLAGIVGLPVPQYLLYNGLGAILWVGSGIGLGYMFSDHLEHALTLSAQVGPTVILLFLGGVTAYVVVKALRRQQAESLVPRLTAQEVADKLTAGEDPMIIDLRSHGARQTEAGILGSLSLSLEDLKAKPEDLPRDRDVILYCDCPEDAASVQGAMLLRKLGFTRVWPLAGGIEAWRAITVKAEDQMRVAASEAVTV; encoded by the coding sequence ATGAACGAAGCGATTGAGTTTCTAGCACAGCACGGAACTCTGGTCCTGTTTGTCGTGGTCTTTGCGGAGCAAGTCGGATTGCCGCTGCCCGCCGTCCCATTTTTGATCGCCGCCGGCGCCTTGGCTGGCACCGGTCAAATGGCGTTAGGCATGGCTGTCGGGTCGGCCGTCTTGGCAGCTCTCGCGGGTGATCAAGTCTGGTTCGAGCTCGGTCGACGACGAGGTCGTCGAGTGTTGAACTGGCTCTGCCGCATCTCGCTCGAGCCGACCTCGTGCGTCCGTCGAACCGAAGACTTCTTTGCCCGTCATGGAGTCCGCTCATTAGTTGTCGCGAAATTCGTGCCGGGCCTGAGCACCATCGCACCGCCGCTTGCCGGCATTGTGGGGCTCCCGGTCCCGCAATACCTTTTATACAACGGCTTGGGAGCAATCCTGTGGGTAGGCTCCGGCATCGGCCTCGGCTATATGTTCAGTGATCATCTCGAACATGCTCTGACCCTGAGCGCCCAGGTTGGCCCAACTGTCATCTTGCTCTTCCTCGGCGGCGTGACGGCGTACGTTGTCGTGAAAGCGCTCCGCCGGCAGCAAGCGGAGAGTCTTGTGCCGCGCCTGACCGCTCAAGAAGTGGCCGACAAGCTCACGGCGGGAGAAGATCCGATGATCATTGACCTGCGTTCTCATGGGGCTCGACAGACGGAAGCGGGAATCCTCGGATCGCTCTCTCTGTCGCTCGAAGACTTGAAAGCGAAGCCTGAGGATCTTCCGCGCGATCGAGATGTGATCCTCTATTGTGACTGCCCGGAAGATGCGGCGAGCGTTCAGGGCGCGATGCTGCTCCGCAAGTTGGGATTCACGCGGGTTTGGCCGCTCGCCGGCGGCATCGAAGCCTGGCGCGCCATCACCGTGAAGGCAGAAGACCAGATGAGAGTTGCTGCAAGCGAAGCGGTTACAGTCTGA
- a CDS encoding tetratricopeptide repeat protein, translating into MMNRHTIGFLMLLSLGTTPAAVWAEAHSITATGEYKMGENDSLEDAKRLALLNARTLCVGQAVRYLADLPDVKQLGLNADELRAYTTGLLEINEYPHETATQGPQTTVSVLVKTVIDPSIVVPQLEQLMRNERAKVELTRARDKIDGYRKDLEADTQRLAAAREKSELQTIAQHRRDLMSFIDTEEQMAHTWSALVGAEEMRRPDTAPGKEAGKHKKSQSKPAHAGAPDNAEEHRKKGASLNAQGDYDAAIPEFRQALSLMPDLTRAHLGLGEALQGKGDLQGAMAEYKTALSKQPDDPDAHTALGTLLQGKGDLEGAIAEYRTALRQRPDDAVTHYNLGTALSTKGQVDEAVTEYRTAIRLNPDLVEAYFDLGSLLKANAQTKEAADAFREYVKRAPSTPANKKWIEQAQAFLTEAGEQRRHERH; encoded by the coding sequence ATGATGAATCGCCACACCATCGGTTTCTTGATGCTACTTTCGCTGGGCACAACACCAGCCGCGGTTTGGGCAGAGGCGCATTCCATCACCGCCACGGGTGAATACAAAATGGGGGAGAATGATAGCCTGGAAGATGCGAAGCGCCTTGCCCTCCTGAATGCCAGGACTCTATGTGTCGGACAAGCGGTCCGGTATCTGGCCGACCTCCCGGACGTGAAGCAGTTGGGACTGAACGCCGATGAACTCAGGGCCTACACCACCGGCCTTTTGGAGATAAACGAATATCCCCACGAAACGGCGACCCAAGGACCCCAAACGACGGTGTCGGTCCTGGTCAAGACAGTCATCGATCCGTCGATCGTGGTTCCTCAGCTCGAACAGTTGATGCGAAACGAGCGCGCAAAGGTCGAACTCACGCGAGCCCGGGATAAGATCGACGGATACCGCAAAGACCTGGAAGCTGACACCCAACGATTAGCCGCCGCACGCGAGAAATCGGAGCTGCAGACCATCGCTCAGCATCGACGCGACCTCATGAGTTTCATCGATACGGAAGAGCAAATGGCACACACCTGGTCCGCGTTGGTGGGAGCAGAAGAGATGAGACGCCCGGACACGGCGCCGGGCAAGGAAGCCGGCAAGCACAAAAAGAGCCAGTCCAAGCCGGCGCACGCCGGTGCTCCCGATAATGCGGAGGAACATCGCAAGAAGGGGGCGTCGCTCAACGCACAAGGCGACTATGACGCAGCGATCCCGGAGTTCCGTCAGGCACTCAGTCTAATGCCGGATCTGACGCGAGCGCACCTCGGCCTGGGAGAGGCGTTGCAAGGGAAGGGAGACCTCCAGGGGGCCATGGCCGAATACAAGACGGCACTCAGTAAACAGCCCGACGATCCTGATGCGCATACCGCTCTCGGAACGCTGCTCCAGGGGAAGGGTGATCTGGAGGGAGCCATCGCCGAATACCGCACAGCCCTTCGTCAGCGGCCTGATGACGCCGTAACGCACTATAATCTGGGGACCGCGCTCTCGACCAAAGGGCAGGTAGACGAGGCCGTGACGGAATATCGAACGGCCATTCGCCTCAATCCTGATTTGGTGGAGGCGTACTTCGATCTGGGCAGTCTCTTGAAAGCAAACGCCCAAACGAAGGAAGCGGCTGACGCGTTTCGGGAGTATGTGAAGCGCGCGCCCAGCACCCCGGCAAATAAGAAATGGATCGAGCAGGCACAGGCCTTTCTGACTGAGGCGGGTGAGCAGCGACGACATGAACGGCACTAG
- a CDS encoding PIG-L family deacetylase: protein MSRTVLIVSAHPDDMEIGMGGTVAKLVQEGAEVTSLIVTDGGRASNPFGWTEQQMADERRAEALRAAEVLGVKDVIFCNQPDAADEVDVKAVRRKLVEVMTRLKPAEVYTLHDELDRHPGHRLAGRLTREGIGESGLTPSGGVWAYEIWGLFAKWDRLEYIDAYLEKKKLAIAEHRSQVATIPYGDGMLALNRWRAVYADPFADTPAGTYAEAFVRVALESRRS, encoded by the coding sequence ATGAGTCGTACCGTCCTCATCGTCAGCGCGCACCCCGATGACATGGAAATCGGGATGGGGGGAACCGTCGCCAAGCTGGTTCAGGAAGGGGCCGAGGTCACTTCTCTCATCGTGACCGATGGCGGTCGGGCGTCGAATCCCTTCGGCTGGACGGAGCAACAAATGGCTGACGAGCGGCGAGCTGAAGCGCTGCGGGCCGCCGAAGTCTTGGGCGTGAAGGACGTGATTTTCTGCAACCAGCCTGATGCGGCGGACGAGGTTGATGTGAAGGCAGTCAGGCGGAAGCTCGTCGAGGTCATGACTCGTCTCAAGCCCGCCGAGGTCTATACGCTGCACGACGAACTCGATCGGCATCCGGGCCATCGCCTGGCTGGTCGGCTGACGCGAGAAGGTATTGGTGAATCGGGTCTCACGCCGTCGGGAGGAGTCTGGGCCTATGAAATTTGGGGCCTCTTCGCCAAATGGGATCGTCTCGAGTACATCGACGCCTATCTGGAGAAAAAGAAGCTGGCGATCGCGGAGCATCGCAGTCAGGTGGCGACGATCCCATACGGGGACGGGATGCTCGCATTGAATCGTTGGCGTGCCGTGTACGCCGATCCCTTCGCCGATACGCCGGCGGGCACATATGCGGAGGCGTTCGTTCGAGTGGCGCTCGAATCTCGTCGTTCGTGA
- a CDS encoding response regulator, translating into MATAKRALVSIVDDDESVRRALKRLIQSVGLRAEVFASVDELLYSGQLGNTACLILDVVMPGTGGLDFQRRLTSAKQHIPIVFITAHDDDHARQSALALGAAAFLRKPFSDEALLDVVRSVLDIGQGK; encoded by the coding sequence GTGGCAACGGCGAAGCGCGCTCTTGTTTCGATCGTGGACGATGACGAGTCGGTCCGCAGGGCGTTGAAACGGCTGATTCAATCGGTTGGGTTGAGAGCGGAGGTCTTCGCTTCGGTGGACGAATTGTTGTACTCAGGCCAACTGGGGAACACGGCATGCTTAATCCTCGACGTGGTGATGCCGGGAACGGGGGGCTTAGACTTCCAGCGCCGGTTGACCTCTGCCAAACAGCACATTCCCATTGTGTTCATTACGGCCCACGACGACGATCATGCTCGTCAGTCGGCCCTGGCTCTCGGAGCCGCCGCCTTTCTCCGAAAGCCGTTCTCAGATGAAGCCCTACTGGATGTCGTGCGCTCGGTCCTGGACATAGGTCAAGGAAAATGA
- a CDS encoding antibiotic biosynthesis monooxygenase family protein: protein MAVTLINVFSVPKGKEDEFVKWWQDVKTNITKQPGFISGKFHRSIKPDSKFNFINVAIWENENLYWKAYEKSAAPAKSKLEHMGAEMVPALYHVAFEY from the coding sequence ATGGCAGTCACCTTGATCAACGTGTTTTCAGTCCCGAAGGGCAAGGAAGACGAGTTCGTGAAGTGGTGGCAGGACGTGAAGACCAATATTACGAAGCAACCGGGGTTTATCAGCGGAAAGTTTCATCGGAGCATCAAGCCAGACAGCAAATTCAACTTCATCAATGTTGCGATCTGGGAGAACGAAAACCTTTACTGGAAAGCTTATGAGAAGAGCGCGGCGCCCGCGAAGTCGAAGTTAGAGCACATGGGCGCTGAGATGGTTCCGGCTCTCTATCACGTTGCGTTCGAATATTGA
- a CDS encoding transporter substrate-binding domain-containing protein, with protein MIHLPGRMSGCLLALVVGSLIQGCGLLYDATALLKPLGAELSDEVDVICQHRRLQVGIAVEPFQPFVFPAVWTDQGPRVTGLDIELTQEITATLSRHCGGPPVTAVPHLVHFRDLFRLLTEGQLDLFVSSVAYNVPHPSATGLAFSTPYYYEGAIGVAARRPDVIEHVRSALREPSPDGNLLAARKKALAGLTVAAQEGRSPYVYAEAELKDIRLVACDTLLAAFESQDPPIDVILTKQPILDFLLRRERKDWQSLVLENGQPFLLTRELYTVVMAEQSFQLQSLVNDLLFQLEQSGRLEAMRRRWVEEDYTYTERAVREGLVATASKAIHRNEQGSCRWAR; from the coding sequence GTGATTCATCTGCCTGGTCGGATGTCGGGCTGTCTGCTGGCGCTGGTTGTGGGATCCCTCATCCAGGGATGCGGGTTATTGTATGATGCGACGGCATTGTTGAAACCACTGGGTGCCGAACTGTCAGATGAAGTCGACGTGATCTGTCAACACCGACGGTTGCAAGTTGGGATCGCGGTCGAGCCGTTTCAGCCCTTTGTCTTTCCTGCTGTGTGGACCGACCAGGGTCCCAGAGTCACGGGCTTGGACATTGAGTTGACCCAAGAAATCACCGCGACCTTGTCCAGACACTGTGGAGGGCCGCCGGTAACCGCGGTTCCGCACCTGGTTCATTTCCGGGACCTGTTCAGGCTGTTGACCGAGGGACAGCTGGACTTGTTCGTGTCCTCGGTGGCGTACAATGTGCCGCATCCCTCAGCGACGGGTCTCGCGTTTTCAACCCCCTATTATTATGAGGGCGCGATAGGTGTGGCCGCGCGGCGGCCGGATGTGATCGAGCACGTACGCTCCGCGCTTCGTGAGCCGTCACCAGATGGAAATCTTCTCGCTGCACGCAAGAAGGCACTTGCTGGATTGACTGTGGCGGCACAGGAAGGGAGATCCCCTTATGTGTACGCGGAGGCCGAACTCAAAGACATCCGCCTTGTGGCATGCGACACACTCTTAGCCGCCTTCGAGTCGCAGGACCCACCGATCGATGTCATTCTTACCAAACAACCCATCCTTGACTTTCTCCTCCGTCGGGAACGCAAGGACTGGCAGTCGCTCGTCCTGGAGAACGGGCAACCGTTCTTGCTGACCCGCGAGCTCTATACCGTTGTGATGGCGGAGCAGAGTTTTCAGCTACAATCGCTGGTCAATGATCTACTGTTTCAACTGGAGCAATCCGGACGGTTGGAAGCCATGCGTCGCCGTTGGGTTGAAGAAGATTATACCTACACAGAGCGAGCCGTGAGAGAGGGCCTTGTCGCAACGGCATCGAAGGCTATTCACAGGAACGAGCAAGGAAGTTGTCGGTGGGCAAGGTAG
- a CDS encoding response regulator transcription factor: MKETIVHEVEPCVFVVDDNASVRKALKRLFSSVGMQCETFPSAQEFLRCDPPNTPACLVLDVRMPGLSGLELQSRLVAVNQHIPIIFITGHGDIPMSVRAMKAGAVEFLTKPFHDQDLLEAVQQAIQLDRTVKQQRAELARLRERFESLTPRERQVLALVVTGRLNKQTAVELGTSEKTIKVHRHQVMQKMQAQSLAQLVLMAEKLGPTTRTV; the protein is encoded by the coding sequence ATGAAGGAAACGATCGTGCATGAAGTTGAACCATGTGTGTTTGTCGTGGATGACAATGCTTCGGTTCGGAAGGCATTGAAACGGTTGTTTTCATCGGTCGGCATGCAATGCGAGACGTTCCCCTCAGCTCAGGAGTTCCTACGATGCGACCCTCCGAATACCCCGGCGTGCTTGGTCCTGGACGTGCGCATGCCGGGGTTGAGCGGGCTCGAGCTCCAAAGCCGACTCGTTGCGGTGAATCAACACATCCCGATCATCTTCATCACCGGACATGGCGATATCCCCATGTCTGTACGAGCCATGAAAGCAGGCGCGGTGGAGTTTTTGACCAAACCGTTCCATGATCAGGACTTGTTGGAGGCGGTGCAGCAGGCCATCCAGCTCGATCGAACTGTGAAGCAGCAGCGGGCTGAATTGGCTCGACTCCGCGAGCGGTTCGAATCCCTCACGCCTCGTGAGCGTCAAGTGCTGGCGCTGGTCGTGACCGGCCGGCTCAATAAACAGACTGCAGTAGAACTCGGCACGAGCGAGAAGACGATTAAAGTTCACCGCCATCAGGTCATGCAGAAGATGCAGGCCCAGTCTCTGGCCCAGTTGGTTCTCATGGCCGAGAAACTCGGCCCCACCACCCGAACGGTCTAG
- a CDS encoding XRE family transcriptional regulator, whose protein sequence is MPRGRQVPITPEVLDWAIRTSGFSQNEIADKLDTPPSTLRAWIAGSEKPGLTVLRRLASLLKRPLATFLLPAPPRSVSVHVEFRHPPGETRRSLNSVEVNNLREASRIQRGLASILSQLGEPTIPFPSVSTSDDHERVATEERQRIRVAVEDQIRWSTHSQALQAWRNALEQRGVIVFLLPMGKESSRGFSLWNEYAPLISVNTQWNYQARIFTLFHEYAHLITRTSSSCLGHISARLRLGEDHVERWCERFAAAFLAPWGAIETVAKQRFGWQLGREIHDLALARKLANSFHISLRAMTLRLIDHGIASWDLYGQIPEYIDKKGGGGGGEGRTRLQIRQDECGDQTTRVLIKGLQHDVLCRTDVLSYLDVTDTDLDSLFSESSGR, encoded by the coding sequence ATGCCTCGAGGCAGACAAGTTCCGATCACCCCTGAGGTCTTAGATTGGGCCATCAGAACCTCAGGCTTTTCTCAAAATGAGATAGCAGACAAACTCGATACTCCCCCTTCAACGCTAAGGGCTTGGATTGCTGGGAGTGAGAAGCCTGGCCTAACAGTCCTTCGACGGCTTGCAAGCCTGCTCAAGAGACCACTTGCCACATTTCTACTTCCTGCTCCACCCAGGTCGGTTAGTGTGCATGTTGAATTTCGACATCCGCCCGGGGAAACAAGAAGGTCATTAAATTCGGTAGAAGTAAACAACCTTCGCGAGGCATCTCGGATCCAGAGGGGGTTAGCGTCGATACTTTCTCAACTTGGGGAGCCAACAATACCATTTCCCTCCGTATCAACGTCGGACGACCACGAGCGAGTTGCCACAGAGGAACGGCAGAGGATCCGCGTTGCAGTCGAGGATCAGATCCGATGGTCAACGCATTCTCAAGCTCTTCAGGCGTGGCGAAATGCGCTTGAACAAAGAGGTGTGATTGTCTTCCTTCTCCCAATGGGGAAAGAGTCTTCACGCGGCTTTTCTCTCTGGAATGAGTACGCACCTCTAATCTCCGTAAACACTCAGTGGAATTATCAAGCTAGAATCTTCACCCTATTCCACGAATACGCGCATCTGATTACGAGAACCAGTTCGTCATGTTTGGGGCATATCTCGGCGCGTTTAAGACTAGGTGAAGATCATGTTGAGAGGTGGTGCGAGAGATTTGCAGCAGCTTTTCTCGCTCCGTGGGGAGCGATCGAAACCGTAGCTAAGCAAAGATTTGGCTGGCAACTCGGGAGAGAAATTCATGATCTGGCGCTGGCACGAAAGCTCGCCAATAGCTTCCACATTAGTCTCCGGGCAATGACGCTGAGACTAATCGATCATGGTATTGCAAGTTGGGATTTGTATGGGCAGATACCAGAATACATCGACAAGAAGGGTGGCGGTGGTGGTGGTGAAGGGAGAACCCGTCTTCAGATACGACAAGACGAGTGTGGAGATCAAACAACCCGCGTATTGATAAAAGGACTTCAGCACGATGTTTTGTGTCGAACCGATGTCCTCAGCTATTTGGATGTCACCGATACAGACCTTGATTCACTCTTTTCTGAATCGAGCGGCCGTTAG
- a CDS encoding cupin domain-containing protein, whose protein sequence is MSYPDPRYRGDKGEISAVYRPADQKPELAIGSGTAVRYLATGGSTRRQFGLYRWDSKPHTPGPTAHFHRTMSESFFVLAGSVRLFDGERWLDATAGDFLYVPEGGVHAFHNGSDEAASMLILFAPGAPREAYFEALAQKAAGRQFSDEEWLDLCRRHDNHFV, encoded by the coding sequence ATGTCCTATCCCGATCCCCGCTATCGAGGCGACAAGGGCGAGATCAGCGCGGTCTACCGTCCGGCCGACCAGAAGCCCGAGCTGGCGATTGGGTCCGGAACGGCGGTGCGCTATCTGGCGACCGGAGGGTCCACACGCAGACAATTCGGCCTGTATCGGTGGGATTCGAAACCGCACACGCCGGGGCCGACCGCGCACTTCCACAGGACCATGTCGGAATCGTTCTTCGTCCTGGCCGGGTCGGTGCGGCTGTTCGACGGAGAGCGCTGGCTTGACGCAACGGCGGGGGATTTTCTCTACGTCCCAGAGGGCGGCGTACACGCGTTTCACAATGGGTCCGACGAGGCCGCCTCGATGCTGATTCTTTTCGCCCCGGGCGCGCCGCGAGAGGCCTACTTCGAAGCCCTTGCTCAGAAAGCCGCAGGCCGTCAGTTCAGTGACGAAGAGTGGCTCGACCTCTGCCGCCGCCACGACAATCATTTTGTCTGA